TTCATCATAGCTTGAAGCTTCAACAATATACTGGGGTCTTCTTTTTGTTTCGTAATAAATCTTACCTAAATATTCGCCTAATACTCCAATCATCAAGATTTGAACCCCGCCAAATAACATAATAAAATTGGATATCGTATATAATCCAGGAATTCTAATCCCAACTAAAAGAACCTTAAAGCTCATCATAATAAAGATTACAATACTTATACCAATTAATAATAATCCGACTTTCGTTAACAACCTCAATGGTCTTGTATTAAAGCACAATATATATTCAATAGATCTTTTTATTGAATCTATTCTTTTTACTTCGGACTCTTTGTTAATGATTCTTGATGTTATTTCGAACTCAATTGTTTTTATCTTGTAACCAATCCAGTTAAAAATACCTTTTGAATAGCGGTTTGATTCTGGCATGCTTAAAATAGCATTCACTACTTTTCTGCTTAACAAACGAAAGTCTGATTCGTTTTGCAAAATATCAGGGTCCACAAATTTTTTAATAACCTTCTCAAAAATGCCCTTTTTTGCTTTTTTTAGAACTGTATTCTCTATTTTTTTCGATGCTACTACATGGTTATGTCCTTTTTTGTATTCATCCATCATTTCTAATATAACATTCGGTGGATGTACAAAGTTGCCATCCATTAGAATGACTACATCGCCTTTTGCATGTTCAAGTCCAGCACAAATTGCTCCCTCTCTTCCGAAGCGGCGAGTAAACGAGATATATTTCAAATGACTGCTATGATTTGCAACAACTTGAAGTGCTAGTAGTGTATCATCATCACTTCCGTCGTTTATATAAATAATTTCATAATCTTCTTTAAGTAATTTTACTGTATTTGATAAATTAACGTGAAATCTCTCAAAATTTTCTCCATTGTTATAGCAATATACAATAACTGATAATTTCATACAAAACACCTACTTCTCCTAAAGCTATGAAGATATAACTTTTATCTATGTTATAGCACTTGGCAAAACAGTTCAATGATTTTTATATGAATTTTTTTTCAAACGACTAATGGATGAGTCTACTCTTCTTGGAAAGATCCGCAATTTTATTTGCTCTTTTATTAATAGTTGGTTTAAGAACTACCCCTACAATGGTTGCAATGATGACAAAAAGAACTAGTATTGGAAGGTCCTTATAAATGGTTTCCCAAACGATTCCACCAGTCGCCTCCCTTAGCAAGCTTAATGCATAGGTAAAAGGCAGGAACGGGTTTATTTTTTGGAAAAATGGCGGAGTTACTTGAATCGGATAAACTCCTCCCGCTCCAGATATTTGGAGAACTAAAAAAATAATACCGATGCCTTTCCCGATATTTCCGAAAACCGAAACAAGCGTATAAACTATAAACGTAAATACAATGCTAATCAATAGTGCAAATAAGATAAAATAACCTTTACTTGCTGCATAAGTACCTAATATCAGGAAGTTACCAGTAGTCACTACTAATGTCTGTAATACCCCAATAGTTATAAAGGTCAATAGTCTTCCAAAATAAACTTCTCTACTTCTATATGGCTTTTCTTCATGTACTTCAGTAGTTAATAACGATACCATTAATAAAGCTCCTACCCATAACGACAATGTTGTATAAAAAGGGGTCAAGCCTGTGCCATAATTCGGTATTGGAAACATTCGCTCCTTTTTTATAGTGATTGGGCTGGAATAAAAGTCGCTTACCTTCTCTATATCTGTTCGTAGAAAATTAATTAAATCCTCGATGCTTCCTTTTTCTTTAGCCTTTCTAATTTCATTCGCTATTTTTTTTATTTTCGCTTCAATCATTGGTAACTCATTTACTAATTGTTGTATATCACCCTTTTTGGTTGCTAATAAATTTGAGGTGTCCTGTAGTACACCTTTTATTGTAGGTATATTCATTTTTGCATCAGCCAAAACAGTCTGGGTATTTTTTAATGATTCATTCACTAATCTTGAAGCTTCACTTATTTTTGGCGCTAAATCTTGATCAAAATTTCCAGTTAAACTGTTTACTTTGTTATTTAAACTTGCCACGCTTTCACTCATCTTTTTAAGTAAATCACTCGGTAGACCGTTTCCGCTTTGTATTGCACTTTTTAATTGAGCATTTTCATTTTGAATCATCAATAGATCTGCTTCTAAATCTTTTAATGTACTAACATTTTTACTAAAATCTACTTTAGTACCTAAGCTATTTAATGATTGAAGAACTTGATTTAAAGAAGTAACCATATTTCTTGAATTCGGTAGCACTTTTCCGATCTCATTCGATAGCCTCAAGGATTCGTCTTGATTATACGTTTGATTCTGTAATTGTGATAATGTACTTTGCATAACAACAGACTGGTTTTGGAGTAGGTTAAGTGTTTCTTTAATAAGTGGAGTTGAATCTTGAATTGCTTTGTTAATTTGATTAAAAAACCCACTTAAACTTGCCGTTAATTTTTCACCATTTGCTATGATATTATTAATCAATTCCATGTCTTTTTTTGTAGTTTGAATAACGCTTTGTACTTTTTTATAGTCATTTAAGGCTGTATTCACAGTTGTCTTTATTTCGGGTAAGTCTTTTTCAAGCTTAAAAACCATTTGTTCAAATTTTTTTATTTCAGGTAAATTTGCTTGTAAATCAATTCCTATTTTATTAAACTCCTGCAATACTTCTTTACTTACGGTCTTTTCAAATTTCTTTGTAATCTCACTCGCAATACCCGTTGCACCTTTTTCAGTATATTTCGGCGCAACAATATTTAGCTTTTCATTAACTTGATAAACGAGTTCAGGTTTTTGAGGATGATTTGTTAAAACCGTGCTAATTTTATTTGAAAAATCATTTGGGATTAAAATACTAGCGTAATATTTTCCTTGTTTAACCCCTTCATTTGCGACTTTTTTACTTGTAAATCTCCAGCCTAAAGAAGGATTTTGTTTTAAAGAATGTATTACTTCGTTTCCGATATTAATTTTATTGTTTAAGATAGTAGCACCATGATCCTCATTTACTATTGCAATTTTTAAGCCCTTTGTATTGCCGTACGGATCCCAAGAGGCCTTTATATTAAACCATGCATACATTGAGGGCATGATAATTAAACCAATGATAATCATCAATGCAGCCCAATTTGTTACAACCCGCTTTACATCACGAAAATAGATTTCAAATATTGAACTCACCTATAACTCACCTAATCTTAATTTTTAAATAGTATGCAATAAATTCTGCATAACTATTCTTAAAGGCAAGAATGGGAGTCGGGATAAGAAAAGGTAAAATAAAAAAGACTTTCACCAAATTAGCGAAAGTCTTTTCTGCAAAATTCATTATCTAGTTTCTGCCCTTACTCCCATCTAAATGTACGTGCAGCGATTAAGAAGCTTACGACCATCCAGACACATAGCCAGCCGAAATCTGGAAGTAAATCACCAAATGACGCTCCGACATTCATGATGTCACGCATTGCGGTTGATAAGTGCGTAATTGGAATTGTCTTTATAATTGGTTGTAAATATTCGGGCATATTTTTTACAGGGAAAAATACTCCACCTAAAAACATTAGTGGGAACGAAATGAAGCCAGCAATTGGCCCAGCACTTTCTGGACTTTTCGCTAAACTTGCTATAATAAATCCAATGCTCATAAATGTTAATGTACCTAATACAACAAACAATACTACTAACAGGAATGAGCCTCGAATACTAACGTCGAATCCAAAGTAGCCAATTAGAATTGTTAAGATAGCTTGTAAACTATTTAATATTAGCCTTGCTGTAATTTGAGCGGCAATAAAGGTTGAGGCTCTTAATGTGGTGCCTTGCATTCGTCTTAGTACGCCTCGTTCTCTCCAAGACGCAATTTGGCCAGCGACACCATTCATATTATTATTCATGATTTGCATTGCAATAATCCCAGGCACTAAAAAGTCTAAATATGAAAGAGTAATTCCAGCTACTCCTTTAAAGTCTGTTACGATTTTAGGTGTATACCCGGCCATTTGTTTACTAGCGGCATCAACATATGCTGTAATCGTTGCTATTCCACCTTGAAGCTGGCCTGCATTACTTTCATTATAAAGTACTTTTATTTGTGCAGGAGCGGATTGTTGTTTAGTTGTAACTTGATTTTGAAATCCTTTTTTAATGACGATTACAAAATCGGTTTTACCATCAGATAATAATTTCCTAGACTTTAATTCGTTTGTTTTTTTATGAATTTTAAGCGACTTTTGTTTCTCTAAAACAGTTGTAATTTGTTTACTTACTTGAGTGTTATCATAATCAATTAGGTTTACTGAATAACTAGTTGTATTTCCATCATTAAACATTAATCCGAAAATAATCATAAAGAAAAAAGGAAATAATAGTGTCCAAATTAGTGCTTGACGATTACGTACATAAATCCGGAGTTGCGCTAAAGTCAATTGATAATAAGCCTTCATTCTTCACGTAACCCCCTTCCAGTCATATGTAAAAATACGTCCTCAAGAGTCGCAGTTCTAGTCGATAAATCCGAAATTGTCATATCTTGTTCTTTTGTATATTCAAGCAAAGCCATTAATGAAGCTTGTAAGTTACGAGTATACAATGTTACGAAATCATGGTTAATCACGACATTCATTACATTATCTAAATGTGCGAACTTTTCATCTTGCTCTGGTATTTTTGTCTTAAATTCAATCGCGCTCTCTGCAGAAATTGAACTAACTAGATTGTTTGGTGTATCTAGCGCAATTAATTTGCCTTTATCCATGATACCAATGCGATCTGCTAGTACATGAGCCTCATCCATATAGTGGGTTGATAAAACTACTGTTTTACCTCGTTCTTTTAGTTTTAATATGATTTCCCACAACGTTCTACGAGCTTGTGGATCAAGTCCTGTAGTTGGCTCATCTAAAAATATGATTTGAGGATCATGAATTAATGCTAATGCAATCGCTAATCGCTGTTTTTGTCCTCCTGATAATCCTTTTACTAGACTATTTTGTTTCTCAGATAAAAGCATTTCATCGATCAACGGTTCTATTGGAATATGACTTGGATAAAAGCTTGCATACATTTCAATGATTTCTTTTACTTTTAACAGTTCAAATAATGATGTTGATTGGAGTTGGATTCCAATCTCTTGTTTGATTTTATATGAGTCTTTACCGATCACATGCCCTGCAATAGTAGCCGTTCCTTCATCTGGTTTTCTTAAGCCTACAAGCATTTCCATTGTTGTTGATTTACCAGCTCCATTTGGGCCGAGTAATCCAAATACTTCACCTTTTTCAACTTCAAAACTAATTCCATTAACAGCGTAAAAATCTCCATATCTCTTTTTAAGATTTTCAACTTTAATAATTGAGCCCATTGTTTTCCCTTCACCTCGACTAATGAAATAATTATTTAAAAGTGTACTATCATTTTTAATTCAGCCTGCTAAGTATATAATGTAAAAATTAATATATTTGTCGAAAGAACTGAATATTAATAATTTTTAATAAAAATTTACATTTTTTACCAATATTTATCATCCGATTCTACACCTAATATGAAAATTTATTTATTGCATTTATGAAATATTCATTTACATTTTATAACTTGATTGTAACGTCCATGTTGTCACTTTGTAATACTCATCGGTTACAATATGTTGGACATTATTTAAAAAAATTGGCTATGGTTTGAAGTTTTTACTCTTTAGGCGAGCCACAAAAACAAGGTGATAAAATGAAAATAGAACGTGAAAATTGGTTGGATGTTGCCAAAATGATCGGCATCTTTTTGGTTGTTTATGGTCATTCTACAGAAGGTCCGAATTCTATTACATTTATTTACTGGTTCCATATGCCCTTATTTTTTATTATTAGTGGCTATTTATTTAAACCGGTCAATTCAATTAATGAACTCAAATTTTTTATAAAAAAACTAACATGTAGATTACTTGTACCGTACTGTACGTATTTAGTTTTATTTAGTTTATATAACATGACAATTGAGGTAATAGACGGTACCATTAACCAATCAAATTTAGTAAAAGAAGTCCTATCATTGTTAATTGGTGGTAGATTTATTACTGGAGTCCATGGCGTATTTTGGTATGTGACATGTTTATTTATTACTCAAATATTATTTGCGTTAATCTGTTTATACTTTAAAAAGAATAGTACCCGTCTATTCATCGTAATCGCTTGCTATTTGCTTGCACATTTTGAAACAATTAAATTAATTCCACATATTGGTAAAAATACCTTTAATGAAATTTCGATTCCATGGAATATGGATGTTGCTCTACTAGCTATTTTCTTTTTAGGGTTAGGTTTCTTTACGAAAAAGTTGATAGCGTCAATTTCTAACTTCCTTGGAATATCATGTATTGCACTTAGCATCGTTTATATGACCTTATATGAATTGAATAAATTAGACTACCATCTAAGTCTTAAATATTTAAGATATAACCATTTATTTTTAGATGCTTTGATTCCAATAA
This genomic interval from Gottfriedia acidiceleris contains the following:
- a CDS encoding glycosyltransferase family 2 protein, translating into MKLSVIVYCYNNGENFERFHVNLSNTVKLLKEDYEIIYINDGSDDDTLLALQVVANHSSHLKYISFTRRFGREGAICAGLEHAKGDVVILMDGNFVHPPNVILEMMDEYKKGHNHVVASKKIENTVLKKAKKGIFEKVIKKFVDPDILQNESDFRLLSRKVVNAILSMPESNRYSKGIFNWIGYKIKTIEFEITSRIINKESEVKRIDSIKRSIEYILCFNTRPLRLLTKVGLLLIGISIVIFIMMSFKVLLVGIRIPGLYTISNFIMLFGGVQILMIGVLGEYLGKIYYETKRRPQYIVEASSYDEKN
- a CDS encoding YhgE/Pip domain-containing protein, with protein sequence MSSIFEIYFRDVKRVVTNWAALMIIIGLIIMPSMYAWFNIKASWDPYGNTKGLKIAIVNEDHGATILNNKINIGNEVIHSLKQNPSLGWRFTSKKVANEGVKQGKYYASILIPNDFSNKISTVLTNHPQKPELVYQVNEKLNIVAPKYTEKGATGIASEITKKFEKTVSKEVLQEFNKIGIDLQANLPEIKKFEQMVFKLEKDLPEIKTTVNTALNDYKKVQSVIQTTKKDMELINNIIANGEKLTASLSGFFNQINKAIQDSTPLIKETLNLLQNQSVVMQSTLSQLQNQTYNQDESLRLSNEIGKVLPNSRNMVTSLNQVLQSLNSLGTKVDFSKNVSTLKDLEADLLMIQNENAQLKSAIQSGNGLPSDLLKKMSESVASLNNKVNSLTGNFDQDLAPKISEASRLVNESLKNTQTVLADAKMNIPTIKGVLQDTSNLLATKKGDIQQLVNELPMIEAKIKKIANEIRKAKEKGSIEDLINFLRTDIEKVSDFYSSPITIKKERMFPIPNYGTGLTPFYTTLSLWVGALLMVSLLTTEVHEEKPYRSREVYFGRLLTFITIGVLQTLVVTTGNFLILGTYAASKGYFILFALLISIVFTFIVYTLVSVFGNIGKGIGIIFLVLQISGAGGVYPIQVTPPFFQKINPFLPFTYALSLLREATGGIVWETIYKDLPILVLFVIIATIVGVVLKPTINKRANKIADLSKKSRLIH
- a CDS encoding ABC transporter permease, which codes for MKAYYQLTLAQLRIYVRNRQALIWTLLFPFFFMIIFGLMFNDGNTTSYSVNLIDYDNTQVSKQITTVLEKQKSLKIHKKTNELKSRKLLSDGKTDFVIVIKKGFQNQVTTKQQSAPAQIKVLYNESNAGQLQGGIATITAYVDAASKQMAGYTPKIVTDFKGVAGITLSYLDFLVPGIIAMQIMNNNMNGVAGQIASWRERGVLRRMQGTTLRASTFIAAQITARLILNSLQAILTILIGYFGFDVSIRGSFLLVVLFVVLGTLTFMSIGFIIASLAKSPESAGPIAGFISFPLMFLGGVFFPVKNMPEYLQPIIKTIPITHLSTAMRDIMNVGASFGDLLPDFGWLCVWMVVSFLIAARTFRWE
- a CDS encoding ABC transporter ATP-binding protein, which produces MGSIIKVENLKKRYGDFYAVNGISFEVEKGEVFGLLGPNGAGKSTTMEMLVGLRKPDEGTATIAGHVIGKDSYKIKQEIGIQLQSTSLFELLKVKEIIEMYASFYPSHIPIEPLIDEMLLSEKQNSLVKGLSGGQKQRLAIALALIHDPQIIFLDEPTTGLDPQARRTLWEIILKLKERGKTVVLSTHYMDEAHVLADRIGIMDKGKLIALDTPNNLVSSISAESAIEFKTKIPEQDEKFAHLDNVMNVVINHDFVTLYTRNLQASLMALLEYTKEQDMTISDLSTRTATLEDVFLHMTGRGLREE
- a CDS encoding acyltransferase family protein; the protein is MKIERENWLDVAKMIGIFLVVYGHSTEGPNSITFIYWFHMPLFFIISGYLFKPVNSINELKFFIKKLTCRLLVPYCTYLVLFSLYNMTIEVIDGTINQSNLVKEVLSLLIGGRFITGVHGVFWYVTCLFITQILFALICLYFKKNSTRLFIVIACYLLAHFETIKLIPHIGKNTFNEISIPWNMDVALLAIFFLGLGFFTKKLIASISNFLGISCIALSIVYMTLYELNKLDYHLSLKYLRYNHLFLDALIPITMTIAVLYLCQKLAKLQFIQPCTIFGKESLTIMYIHIFANAVFSQFFDYGPLLYTMIGLAVPMIAKKFIIESQPTIKPLFIGLNVKRKHFKVRTA